A section of the Sphingomonas ginsenosidivorax genome encodes:
- a CDS encoding zinc-dependent alcohol dehydrogenase family protein, translating to MKIIALQSPGGLDRLSVTVRPDPGQPGPGEIRVALHGSTLNYHDLGVVLGKMPTADGRVPLADGAGIVEAVGEGVTDFTPGDMVVSCFFPGWQDGTPTIGDFSGTPGDGIDGFAQAFVVRPATAFTLAPKGFDAVEAAAITTAGLTAWRALVVDGKLKAGDTVLLLGTGGVSIWALQIAKAMGATVILTSSSDEKLERARTMGADFTVNYRDQPEWGRVVRDWTGGRGVDHVVEVGGPATLAQSIEAVRVGGHISLIGVLTGASGEVPTAALMARQARLQGLIVGSRRAQQDFVRALDRGLIKPVIDLRYPLEDLADAFRMQMSGAHFGKIGIAW from the coding sequence ATGAAGATCATCGCGTTGCAATCGCCCGGCGGCCTCGACCGCCTGTCCGTCACGGTCCGTCCGGACCCCGGTCAACCCGGCCCGGGCGAGATCCGCGTCGCGTTGCACGGCAGTACGCTGAACTACCATGACCTTGGGGTCGTGCTCGGCAAGATGCCGACCGCCGATGGCCGCGTGCCGCTGGCAGACGGCGCGGGGATCGTCGAAGCGGTGGGTGAGGGCGTAACCGATTTCACACCGGGCGACATGGTCGTGTCGTGCTTCTTCCCCGGCTGGCAGGACGGCACGCCGACGATCGGCGACTTCTCCGGCACCCCGGGCGACGGCATCGACGGGTTCGCGCAGGCGTTCGTCGTACGGCCCGCAACCGCGTTCACGCTCGCACCCAAGGGCTTCGACGCGGTCGAGGCGGCGGCGATCACGACCGCGGGCCTGACCGCGTGGCGTGCGCTGGTCGTCGACGGCAAGCTGAAGGCGGGCGACACGGTACTGTTGCTCGGCACCGGCGGCGTGTCGATCTGGGCTCTGCAGATCGCCAAGGCGATGGGCGCGACCGTCATCCTGACCTCGTCCTCCGACGAAAAGCTCGAGCGCGCCCGCACGATGGGCGCGGACTTCACGGTGAATTACCGCGACCAGCCCGAATGGGGCCGGGTCGTGCGCGACTGGACCGGCGGGCGCGGGGTCGATCACGTCGTCGAGGTCGGCGGCCCGGCAACGCTAGCCCAGTCGATCGAGGCCGTGCGGGTGGGCGGCCACATCTCGCTGATCGGTGTGCTGACCGGCGCGAGCGGCGAGGTGCCGACCGCGGCGCTGATGGCGCGTCAGGCCCGGCTGCAGGGTCTGATCGTCGGAAGCCGCCGCGCGCAGCAGGATTTCGTCCGTGCGCTCGACCGTGGCCTGATCAAGCCGGTGATCGACCTGCGCTATCCGCTCGAAGACCTTGCCGACGCGTTCCGGATGCAGATGAGCGGCGCGCATTTCGGCAAGATCGGGATCGCCTGGTAA
- a CDS encoding GlsB/YeaQ/YmgE family stress response membrane protein, whose product MNLIILLIVGGLIGWVASMIMRTDAQQGILLNIVVGIVGALLAGFIITPLIGGASIMDGALNIQSILISLVGAVILLAIVNMVRRGTVR is encoded by the coding sequence ATGAACCTCATCATCCTTCTCATCGTCGGCGGTCTCATCGGCTGGGTCGCCAGCATGATCATGCGGACCGACGCACAGCAGGGCATCTTGCTGAACATCGTCGTCGGTATCGTCGGTGCGCTGCTCGCCGGCTTCATCATCACGCCGCTGATCGGTGGCGCATCGATCATGGACGGCGCGCTCAACATTCAGTCGATCCTGATCTCGCTGGTCGGTGCGGTGATCCTGCTCGCTATCGTCAACATGGTTCGTCGCGGGACGGTTCGCTAA
- a CDS encoding helix-turn-helix transcriptional regulator encodes MTKPSKKPLHAPTLHHLDQLMAGLLEGVILIDPTGVILSANPAALEMHGVAKLEDLGETADDYVARFSLRYRDHRRLPRRDYPLLRLLAGESFPDLIVEVAPANADEPRWVHQVRDIVMDEDGGEPDCLGLVINDVSERFDAEDRFEAMFHANPAPALILRVADQRFVLVNQGFLDLSGYARDAIIGRTLLDFDFLAEVDRKAFVRDCVAHGKVVPQLEAELPLAGGDTTLVVLAGQPIEVANQDCLLFTFADLEPRRRAERALQDSERHLASVFEMAPVAMVVTEGEDNRITQVNAAFETLTGYDDAAVIGRVADDLQLWNDAAQREGLEQEIAQRGGFRGHDVRLLHRNGDAADCLVSAERISMDGGPCVLWLYQDISTRRRSELELVEAIEAVMKDANWLSRSIMDKLATLRNPRTSKDSPATDLSKREREVLELICQDLDDAAIAERLGLSRNTVRNHVARLYAKIGVNRRSAAVVWAHERGVGG; translated from the coding sequence ATGACCAAGCCTTCGAAAAAGCCGCTGCACGCGCCAACGCTGCATCATCTCGACCAGCTGATGGCAGGCTTGCTGGAGGGCGTGATCCTGATCGATCCGACCGGCGTCATCCTCAGCGCCAACCCCGCCGCGCTCGAGATGCACGGCGTTGCGAAGCTGGAGGATCTCGGCGAGACCGCCGACGACTATGTGGCCCGCTTCTCGCTGCGCTACCGCGACCATCGCCGCCTGCCGCGTCGCGACTATCCGTTGCTGCGCCTGCTCGCGGGCGAGAGCTTTCCCGACCTGATCGTCGAGGTCGCGCCCGCGAACGCCGACGAGCCGCGCTGGGTACACCAGGTCCGCGACATCGTGATGGACGAGGATGGCGGCGAACCCGACTGCCTGGGCCTCGTCATCAACGACGTCTCCGAACGCTTCGATGCCGAGGACCGGTTCGAGGCGATGTTCCACGCCAACCCCGCCCCGGCGCTGATCCTGCGCGTCGCCGACCAGCGCTTCGTGCTCGTCAACCAGGGGTTCCTCGACCTCTCGGGCTATGCCCGCGACGCCATCATCGGCCGCACCCTGCTTGACTTCGACTTTCTCGCGGAGGTCGATCGCAAGGCGTTCGTCCGGGACTGCGTCGCGCACGGCAAGGTCGTGCCCCAGCTCGAGGCCGAACTCCCGCTCGCAGGCGGCGACACCACGCTGGTGGTGCTGGCCGGCCAGCCGATCGAGGTCGCCAACCAGGACTGCCTGCTGTTCACCTTCGCCGATCTCGAACCGCGCCGCCGCGCCGAACGTGCGTTGCAGGACAGCGAGCGACATCTCGCATCGGTGTTCGAGATGGCGCCGGTGGCGATGGTCGTGACCGAAGGCGAGGACAACCGGATCACGCAGGTCAACGCCGCCTTCGAGACGCTGACCGGGTATGACGATGCCGCCGTGATCGGCCGCGTTGCCGACGACCTGCAGCTCTGGAACGACGCCGCGCAGCGCGAGGGTCTGGAACAGGAGATCGCCCAACGCGGCGGGTTCCGCGGGCACGACGTCCGCCTGCTCCATCGTAACGGTGACGCCGCGGATTGCCTCGTCTCCGCCGAGCGCATCAGCATGGACGGCGGCCCCTGCGTGCTGTGGCTGTACCAGGACATCTCGACGCGACGCCGCAGCGAACTGGAGCTCGTCGAGGCGATCGAGGCCGTCATGAAGGACGCGAACTGGCTCAGCCGCTCGATCATGGACAAGCTCGCGACGCTGCGGAACCCGAGGACCAGCAAGGACTCCCCCGCGACCGATCTGAGCAAACGCGAACGCGAGGTCCTCGAACTGATCTGCCAGGACCTGGACGACGCCGCGATCGCCGAGCGGCTGGGCCTGTCGCGCAACACCGTGCGCAACCACGTCGCCCGCCTCTACGCCAAGATCGGCGTCAACCGTCGCAGCGCCGCGGTGGTCTGGGCCCACGAACGCGGCGTCGGCGGCTGA
- a CDS encoding MFS transporter: protein MVTGDAAAALEKPRGKVRWIVCALLFAAVALSYIDRLVLPTLKPELQARYDWSEQGYADLAIAFQAAYGIAYVLFGRFVDRVGAKIGYAVAVTLWTVGHVAHALFTSAGMMIVARIPLAIGEAGAFPAALAATNEWFPQRERALAIGIFNAGSNIGAILTPLLVPAIAVAFGWRMAFVATGALTVIWLVAWLAFYRSPRAHRRVTPEELAWIEADPVPPARPVRWRTLLRLRQTWAYMLGRFLIDPVWWTFLFWLPDFFNRQYGVKMLDFGPPLVAVYVLADVGSVAGGWFSSRLLSKGATPNRARKTALFVCALFALPIIFAAQAPGLWWAVAAIGLACACHQGFSANVYAIPGDLFPRGMGGSVIGLGGLAGACGGMLMAKFAGTILAGVGSYGPIFAVAGCAYLVALLVIHLLVPHYTPVDPERLA from the coding sequence CTGGTGACCGGGGACGCCGCTGCCGCGCTGGAAAAGCCGCGCGGGAAAGTCCGCTGGATCGTCTGCGCGCTGCTGTTCGCGGCGGTGGCGCTCAGCTACATCGACCGGCTCGTGCTGCCGACGCTCAAGCCCGAACTGCAGGCGCGCTACGATTGGAGCGAGCAGGGCTATGCCGATCTCGCGATCGCATTCCAGGCAGCGTACGGCATTGCCTATGTGTTGTTCGGCCGGTTCGTCGACCGGGTCGGGGCCAAGATCGGCTATGCGGTCGCGGTGACGTTGTGGACGGTCGGCCATGTCGCGCACGCTTTGTTCACCAGCGCGGGGATGATGATCGTCGCGCGTATCCCGCTGGCGATCGGCGAGGCCGGCGCGTTCCCTGCCGCGCTGGCCGCCACCAACGAATGGTTTCCGCAACGCGAGCGCGCGCTGGCGATCGGCATTTTCAACGCAGGATCCAACATCGGGGCGATCCTGACGCCGCTGCTGGTGCCGGCGATCGCGGTGGCGTTCGGCTGGCGGATGGCGTTCGTCGCGACCGGCGCGCTGACGGTGATCTGGTTGGTGGCGTGGCTCGCTTTCTATCGGTCGCCACGCGCGCACCGCCGCGTGACTCCTGAGGAACTGGCGTGGATCGAGGCCGATCCGGTGCCGCCCGCCAGGCCCGTCCGCTGGCGCACGCTGCTGCGGTTGCGGCAGACCTGGGCGTATATGCTCGGGCGGTTCCTGATCGATCCGGTGTGGTGGACGTTCCTGTTCTGGCTGCCCGATTTCTTCAACCGGCAATACGGCGTGAAGATGCTCGATTTCGGCCCGCCGCTGGTTGCGGTGTATGTGCTGGCCGATGTCGGATCGGTGGCCGGCGGCTGGTTCTCGTCGCGGCTGCTCAGCAAGGGGGCGACGCCAAACCGGGCGCGCAAGACGGCGTTGTTCGTGTGCGCGTTGTTCGCATTGCCGATCATCTTTGCCGCGCAGGCCCCCGGGCTGTGGTGGGCGGTCGCGGCGATCGGGCTGGCGTGCGCGTGCCACCAGGGCTTCTCCGCGAACGTCTATGCGATCCCCGGCGACCTGTTTCCGCGGGGCATGGGCGGATCGGTGATCGGTCTGGGCGGGCTTGCCGGCGCGTGCGGCGGGATGCTGATGGCGAAGTTCGCGGGCACGATCCTGGCGGGGGTCGGCAGCTATGGTCCGATCTTCGCGGTCGCCGGTTGCGCGTATCTCGTCGCGCTGCTGGTGATCCACCTGCTCGTACCGCACTACACCCCGGTCGATCCGGAACGCCTCGCCTGA
- the manD gene encoding D-mannonate dehydratase ManD, translated as MPKIVSARVIVTCPGRNFVTLKITCDDGTTGVGDATLNGRELSVASYLSDHVVPCLIGRDAHRIEDIWQYLYKGAYWRRGPVTMAAIAAVDTALWDIKGKLAGMPVYQLLGGAARDACMVYAHANGTTIEDTIAVARAEQARGYKAIRLQCGVPGLASTYGVAKHGARYEPADADLPSESVWSTEKYLRVVPELFRAAREAMGWDVHLLHDIHHRLTPIEAGRLGKALEPYNLFWIEDPTPAENQEAFKLIRHHTTTPIAVGEVFNSIWDAKDLIQNQLIDYIRATVVHAGGITHLRRIASLADLYQVRTGCHGATDLSPVAMAAALHFGLSVPNFGVQEHMPHTEETDAVFPHAYSFDDGMMHPGDAPGLGVDIDEDLAATYEYKRAYLPVARLEDGTLCNW; from the coding sequence ATGCCCAAGATCGTCTCTGCCCGCGTCATCGTCACCTGCCCGGGGCGCAATTTCGTCACGCTGAAGATCACCTGTGACGACGGGACTACGGGTGTCGGCGACGCGACGCTCAACGGCCGCGAACTGAGCGTCGCGAGCTATCTGAGCGATCATGTCGTGCCGTGCCTGATCGGGCGCGACGCGCACCGGATCGAGGATATCTGGCAGTATCTCTACAAGGGCGCCTATTGGCGGCGCGGTCCGGTGACGATGGCGGCGATCGCCGCGGTCGATACCGCGTTGTGGGACATCAAGGGCAAGCTTGCGGGCATGCCGGTCTATCAGCTGCTGGGCGGCGCGGCGCGCGATGCGTGCATGGTCTATGCGCACGCCAACGGCACGACGATCGAGGACACGATCGCGGTCGCCAGGGCCGAGCAGGCCAGGGGCTACAAGGCGATCCGGCTGCAATGCGGCGTGCCGGGGCTCGCCTCGACCTACGGTGTCGCCAAGCACGGCGCGCGCTACGAGCCTGCGGACGCCGACCTGCCGAGCGAGAGCGTGTGGTCGACCGAGAAATACCTCCGCGTCGTCCCCGAGCTGTTCAGGGCGGCGCGCGAGGCGATGGGGTGGGACGTCCACCTGCTGCACGACATCCACCACCGGTTGACGCCGATCGAGGCGGGGCGGCTGGGCAAGGCGCTCGAGCCGTACAATCTGTTCTGGATCGAGGATCCGACGCCCGCCGAGAACCAGGAGGCGTTCAAGCTGATCCGCCACCACACCACGACGCCGATCGCGGTGGGCGAGGTGTTCAATTCGATCTGGGACGCCAAGGACCTGATCCAGAACCAGCTGATCGACTATATCCGCGCGACCGTGGTACATGCGGGCGGGATCACGCATCTGCGCCGGATCGCGTCGCTCGCGGACCTGTACCAGGTGCGGACCGGTTGCCACGGCGCGACCGACCTGTCGCCGGTGGCGATGGCGGCGGCGCTGCATTTCGGCCTGTCGGTGCCCAATTTCGGCGTGCAGGAGCATATGCCGCATACCGAAGAGACCGATGCGGTGTTCCCGCATGCGTACAGCTTCGACGACGGCATGATGCATCCGGGCGACGCGCCGGGGCTGGGGGTCGACATCGACGAAGACCTTGCGGCGACGTACGAGTATAAGCGCGCGTATCTTCCGGTCGCGCGACTGGAGGATGGCACGCTGTGCAACTGGTGA
- a CDS encoding TonB-dependent receptor, with the protein MVPRLTRATLLCATTMAALCATMATAQTIPPTQDPSPPVAQDSAPAATNPAAIDPAAGPSTSPGADQVPGTIDATDDADIVVTGYRSSLAKSTDAKRASTGFTDSIFAEDIGKFPDTNIAESFNRIPGITITRDVTGEGTNVAIRGLGSNFTNVTLNGATIAVASSGATDAQGTDRSVDLSFFPTDLFTKLTVNKSYTADLLEGGAAGNIDLRSARPFDRATGFLAYNVQGTKQSPEDRIGARGSLIGSWRNDTFGILAGVSAQRLFTDTRGFETIGYTNPALTAAQCGAASGCNTTGGGNWTIPAVVPAGAGAGLVAGTPITSAFLLANNPGATIQQIDNALLPRLGRTTSIRGPRDRINAIVSAEWQPTDTLHFYVDGLYGYKKNELIRENMAWIVRNGAIIPTKLTFDKADCTVGCVVTGGTFANAQFFNEFRPYTETTKLFSINPGGEWEISEKLKLNLQGNYARSTFHRESPSVGLTTPLGVGNTVTYSNTGSGIPTITSGLDLNDPKNFGWNAGSRVNIQDERRLNTSKGARGDLTWGGKALNLKVGGAFDDVSRRIQGFDNSQAWQNAVCGNNPSVFVASPNSQPPCEGLNAPGRVPAGYPTYPGYGTGSTAGMAGPVTYGGSLIPNAAAPTYLKPGPAGFVTVDWPAFAAASNYKLFHDSAPESGGANTGASGGTIREVVKSAFATVNGEQELGGNLLRFNIGLRYVNTIQTITGRVSLPDPRNTTSTGASLPDGSRYPNIVNIVQTRNEYSEWLPAATFAYDVSEHAVVRVAGSRTMTRPDPSAQLPGVSFGAPSADQANIGNPALEPYLSTNLDLGFEYYTGREGVVSFNAFRKSIEGFTNTFISTVPFSNLAQYGITYDTLNPTQQIAINSRGGPGAAQVQVTSQVNVPNKLTINGLEFQWVQPLDFLTKMIGVTGFGFNANATIVDQRSDGPAQAFGVAPFTYNITGYYEKNGVMLRVSTTSRDGSQNSGAAQNGIPAAALYGTDYTTYDFSSSFDLDKILGVKNAPQLTINVANFTNATLRSYFQFENATFTQYKPGRQFLIGLRGTF; encoded by the coding sequence ATGGTACCTCGCCTGACCCGCGCGACCCTGTTGTGCGCGACGACCATGGCAGCGCTGTGCGCGACGATGGCGACGGCGCAGACGATACCGCCGACGCAGGACCCGTCGCCGCCCGTCGCTCAGGATTCCGCGCCCGCTGCAACCAACCCCGCCGCAATCGACCCCGCCGCTGGGCCCTCGACCTCGCCCGGCGCCGACCAGGTCCCGGGGACGATCGACGCCACCGACGATGCCGACATCGTCGTTACCGGCTATCGCTCGAGCCTGGCCAAGTCGACCGACGCCAAGCGCGCGTCGACCGGGTTCACCGATTCGATCTTCGCCGAGGATATCGGCAAGTTCCCCGACACCAACATTGCCGAAAGCTTCAACCGCATTCCCGGCATCACCATCACGCGTGATGTCACCGGCGAGGGCACGAACGTCGCGATCCGCGGGCTGGGATCGAACTTCACCAACGTGACCCTCAACGGTGCGACGATCGCCGTCGCCTCGTCGGGCGCGACCGACGCGCAGGGCACCGACCGCTCGGTCGACCTGAGCTTCTTCCCGACCGACCTGTTCACCAAGCTGACGGTCAACAAGAGCTATACCGCCGATCTGCTGGAGGGCGGCGCGGCCGGCAACATCGATCTCCGGTCGGCGCGGCCGTTCGATCGCGCGACCGGGTTCCTGGCGTACAACGTCCAGGGTACCAAGCAGTCGCCCGAGGACCGGATCGGCGCCCGAGGCTCGCTCATTGGCAGCTGGCGGAACGATACGTTCGGTATCCTGGCGGGTGTCTCCGCACAGCGTCTGTTCACCGATACGCGCGGGTTCGAGACGATCGGCTATACCAATCCGGCGCTGACCGCGGCGCAGTGTGGTGCGGCGTCGGGGTGCAACACGACCGGCGGCGGCAACTGGACGATCCCCGCGGTGGTCCCGGCGGGCGCGGGCGCGGGGCTGGTGGCGGGGACGCCGATCACCAGCGCGTTCCTGCTCGCGAACAATCCGGGTGCGACGATCCAGCAGATCGACAACGCGCTGTTGCCGCGGCTCGGGCGCACGACCAGCATCCGCGGCCCGCGCGACCGCATCAACGCGATCGTCAGCGCCGAATGGCAGCCGACCGACACGCTGCATTTCTATGTCGACGGCCTGTACGGCTACAAGAAGAACGAGCTCATCCGCGAGAACATGGCGTGGATCGTCCGCAACGGCGCGATCATCCCGACCAAACTGACGTTCGACAAGGCGGATTGCACGGTCGGCTGCGTCGTCACCGGCGGCACCTTCGCCAACGCGCAGTTCTTCAACGAATTCCGCCCCTATACCGAGACGACGAAGCTGTTCAGCATCAATCCCGGTGGCGAATGGGAGATTTCGGAGAAGCTCAAGCTCAACCTGCAGGGCAATTACGCGCGCTCGACCTTCCACCGCGAAAGCCCCTCGGTCGGCCTGACCACCCCGCTGGGCGTCGGCAACACGGTGACCTATAGCAACACCGGTAGCGGCATCCCGACGATCACGAGCGGGCTGGACCTCAACGACCCGAAGAATTTCGGGTGGAACGCCGGCAGCCGCGTGAACATCCAGGACGAACGCCGGCTCAACACGAGCAAGGGCGCGCGCGGCGACCTGACCTGGGGCGGCAAGGCGCTCAACCTGAAGGTCGGCGGCGCGTTCGACGACGTATCTCGCCGAATCCAAGGCTTCGACAACAGCCAGGCCTGGCAGAATGCGGTCTGCGGCAACAACCCCAGCGTGTTCGTCGCGTCGCCCAACTCGCAGCCGCCGTGCGAGGGCCTTAACGCGCCGGGCCGAGTGCCGGCCGGCTACCCGACCTATCCGGGCTATGGCACCGGATCGACCGCCGGCATGGCCGGTCCGGTCACTTATGGCGGGTCGTTGATCCCCAACGCGGCGGCGCCGACCTATCTCAAGCCCGGCCCGGCCGGGTTCGTGACCGTCGACTGGCCCGCCTTTGCCGCTGCCAGCAACTACAAGCTGTTCCACGACTCCGCACCCGAGAGCGGCGGCGCGAACACCGGGGCCAGCGGCGGCACGATCCGCGAGGTCGTGAAGTCGGCCTTCGCGACGGTGAACGGCGAACAGGAGCTCGGTGGCAACCTGCTGCGCTTCAACATCGGCCTGCGCTACGTCAACACGATCCAGACGATCACCGGTCGGGTCTCGTTGCCGGATCCGCGCAACACCACGAGCACGGGAGCGTCGCTGCCGGATGGCAGCCGCTACCCGAACATCGTGAACATCGTGCAGACGCGCAACGAATATTCGGAATGGCTGCCCGCCGCGACGTTCGCCTACGACGTCAGCGAACATGCCGTGGTCCGCGTCGCGGGTTCGCGCACGATGACACGTCCGGATCCGTCCGCGCAGCTGCCCGGCGTCAGCTTCGGCGCACCCTCGGCCGATCAGGCGAACATCGGCAATCCGGCGCTCGAGCCCTATCTCTCGACCAATCTCGACCTCGGGTTCGAATATTATACCGGTCGTGAAGGCGTCGTCAGCTTCAACGCGTTCCGCAAGTCGATCGAGGGCTTTACCAACACCTTCATCAGCACGGTGCCGTTCTCGAACCTGGCGCAGTACGGGATCACGTACGACACGCTGAACCCGACGCAGCAGATCGCGATCAACTCGCGCGGCGGCCCAGGCGCGGCGCAGGTGCAGGTCACGTCGCAGGTCAACGTCCCCAACAAGCTGACGATCAACGGCCTCGAATTCCAGTGGGTCCAGCCGCTCGACTTCCTGACCAAGATGATCGGCGTGACCGGGTTCGGCTTCAACGCGAACGCGACGATCGTCGATCAGCGCAGCGACGGCCCGGCACAGGCGTTCGGCGTGGCGCCGTTCACCTACAACATCACCGGTTATTACGAGAAGAACGGCGTGATGCTGCGGGTGTCGACGACGTCGCGCGACGGATCGCAGAACAGCGGCGCGGCGCAGAACGGCATTCCGGCGGCGGCGTTGTACGGCACCGACTATACGACGTACGACTTCTCGTCGTCGTTCGATCTCGACAAGATCCTCGGCGTGAAGAACGCGCCGCAGCTGACGATCAACGTCGCGAACTTCACCAACGCGACGCTGCGGTCGTACTTCCAGTTCGAGAACGCGACGTTCACGCAGTACAAGCCGGGGCGCCAGTTCCTGATCGGCCTCCGCGGCACCTTCTAG
- a CDS encoding FAD-binding oxidoreductase — protein MSRSKYLLVGVSGLALVAGAGTLYVAPLLAEPTGPKDCTDILPPLPALAASTTATVAEPRWSQRGGTVNDASCLSRTAVAGVVRPRSEADVATALAYARAHRLPVSAAGVKHSMGGQAFRAGGIVLDMRGMQAIRLDEAARTVTVGGGATWHAIQQAVHPRFAVKAMQSTDIFSVGGSISVNAHGMDHQAGAVMGSLRSVRLMLADGRIVTASRTENADLFRYVVGGYGLFGVILSAVLDVVPNDIYRSERQLIDYRAFPATFARIAADPSVGLSYVHLSTAPKTLLEEALVYQYRRFPEDQALLRAPLGEVASTKVRRLTVNLAKKNDLFKSLKWWSEKNIEHRIETCTVTRAQAQGSGEACLVARNDPMHDSVAYLFNDLPGETDILHEYFVPRDRIVPFIDGMRGIFRAQDANVVNASIRAVGVEDNALSYAPAPAFSVVLYLNQPTTAAGTERMRQLTSDLIDLTNREGGRFFLPYQLHYTPEQLERAYPEIGAFFAAKRGWDPDGVFSNTWYARYAPAFAKQPAAIRPSITSGAPSA, from the coding sequence ATGTCTCGAAGCAAATATCTGCTGGTCGGCGTCTCGGGTCTGGCGCTGGTCGCGGGTGCGGGGACGCTCTACGTCGCGCCGCTGCTCGCCGAGCCGACAGGGCCCAAGGACTGCACCGATATCCTGCCGCCCCTGCCCGCTCTAGCGGCCTCGACGACGGCGACGGTGGCCGAGCCGCGCTGGTCGCAACGTGGCGGCACGGTCAACGACGCGAGCTGCCTCAGCCGCACCGCGGTGGCCGGCGTGGTGCGCCCGCGCAGCGAAGCCGATGTCGCGACCGCGCTCGCCTATGCCCGCGCGCACCGCCTTCCCGTCTCGGCGGCGGGGGTGAAGCATTCGATGGGAGGCCAGGCGTTCCGCGCGGGCGGCATCGTGCTCGACATGCGCGGGATGCAGGCGATCCGGCTCGACGAGGCCGCGCGGACCGTCACCGTCGGCGGCGGCGCGACCTGGCACGCGATCCAGCAGGCGGTGCATCCGCGCTTCGCGGTCAAGGCGATGCAGTCGACCGACATCTTCTCGGTCGGCGGGTCGATCTCGGTCAACGCGCACGGGATGGATCATCAGGCAGGCGCGGTGATGGGCTCGCTCCGCAGCGTCCGCCTCATGCTCGCCGATGGACGGATCGTCACGGCGTCGCGCACCGAGAACGCCGATCTCTTCCGCTATGTCGTCGGCGGCTACGGCCTGTTCGGCGTCATCCTGTCCGCGGTGCTCGATGTCGTGCCGAACGACATCTACCGCTCCGAACGCCAGCTGATCGACTATCGCGCCTTCCCGGCGACGTTCGCGCGGATCGCCGCCGATCCCAGCGTCGGCCTCAGCTACGTCCACCTGTCGACCGCGCCGAAGACGCTGCTCGAAGAGGCCCTGGTCTATCAATATCGCCGCTTTCCCGAAGACCAGGCGCTGCTGCGCGCGCCGCTCGGCGAGGTCGCCTCGACCAAGGTCCGCCGCCTCACCGTCAACCTCGCCAAGAAGAACGACCTGTTCAAATCGCTCAAATGGTGGAGCGAGAAGAACATCGAGCATCGCATCGAGACCTGCACCGTCACCCGCGCGCAGGCCCAGGGGTCGGGCGAGGCATGCCTGGTCGCGCGCAACGACCCGATGCACGATTCGGTCGCCTACCTCTTCAACGACCTGCCCGGCGAGACCGACATCCTCCACGAATATTTCGTGCCGCGGGACCGGATCGTACCGTTCATCGACGGCATGCGCGGCATCTTCCGCGCGCAGGACGCCAACGTCGTCAACGCCTCGATCCGCGCGGTGGGCGTGGAGGACAATGCGCTGTCCTATGCCCCGGCGCCCGCCTTTTCGGTGGTGCTCTATCTCAACCAGCCGACGACCGCGGCGGGGACGGAGCGGATGCGGCAGCTGACCAGCGACCTGATCGACCTGACCAATCGGGAGGGCGGGCGCTTCTTCCTGCCCTATCAGCTTCACTATACGCCTGAGCAGCTCGAACGCGCCTATCCCGAGATCGGCGCGTTCTTCGCCGCGAAACGCGGCTGGGATCCGGACGGCGTGTTCAGCAACACCTGGTATGCGCGCTACGCCCCGGCCTTCGCGAAGCAGCCCGCGGCGATCCGCCCCTCGATCACCAGCGGCGCGCCCTCGGCATAG
- a CDS encoding DUF4383 domain-containing protein, which yields MDAVRRYGWFYFIGFMAVVAIGYVPAFHDPDGNLFGLFKLDLYDDSLHFFSGVWAGVAAWWSRDAARTYFRLFGPLYFADGVMGLFLGSGYLDGGIFLYGPIRQSLYAHVFANLPHLLIGGLAIWVGYRLAARPVPAIA from the coding sequence ATGGACGCGGTACGGCGCTACGGCTGGTTCTATTTCATCGGGTTCATGGCGGTCGTCGCGATCGGCTATGTCCCCGCGTTCCACGATCCCGACGGCAATCTGTTCGGCCTGTTCAAGCTCGACCTGTACGACGACAGCCTGCACTTCTTCTCGGGTGTCTGGGCGGGCGTCGCGGCGTGGTGGTCGCGTGACGCGGCGCGCACCTATTTCCGCCTGTTCGGTCCGCTCTATTTCGCCGACGGGGTGATGGGCCTGTTCCTGGGCAGCGGGTATCTCGACGGCGGCATCTTCCTGTACGGGCCGATCCGGCAGTCGCTCTACGCGCACGTGTTCGCCAACCTGCCGCACCTGCTGATCGGCGGGCTGGCGATCTGGGTCGGATACCGGCTCGCCGCCCGACCCGTCCCGGCGATCGCATGA